The Cognaticolwellia beringensis genome segment ATAAAAGTGCACATGGCCAAGGCCAAGGCCAAGCATTAGTGCAATATTTGTTAGAATTTGCTCATCAAATTCAACTACAGAAAATTATTGTACTGACTTATATTCCAAACTACTTCGAGCAATTAGGTTTTAACTTAATTGATAAAAACTCTTTAGCCGACAATATCATTGAAGACAGTGAGCAAAGTCCACATAAAGATCCGGATGATGAAGTCGCAATGGAATATATTGTTAATCGTTGCGCCGAAGAAGTTTAGTTTTTTTACGTCAATATTGAATTGAGTGATAGATAGTAGTGATTAAATGTCATGAATAGTAATGAAGATAATGTTAAATGGTTTAGAAATGCTGCGCCTTACATTAACGCGCACCGTGGTAAAACCTTTGTTTTAATGTTTGGTGGCGAGGCCGTGCAGCATCCTAATTTTGCTAATATCATTCACGATATTGCTTTGTTAAGAAGCCTAGGTGTTAAGTTGGTTTTGGTGCATGGTGCACGTGTACAAATCGAAGAACGCTTAGCTGCTCAAGCATTACCTCAACAAATTGAAGGTAATGTTCGTGTTACCGATGCAGAAACTTTGTTGGCGGTAAAAGACGCCACCGGTTCATTGCGCATTCATATTGAAGCACTTTTAACCATGGGCTTGGTTAATTCACCTATGCATGGCGCGCAAATACGGGTCAGTACAGGTAATTTTGTGATTGCTAAGCCGATAGGTGTGCGCGATGGTATTGATTTTAAACATACCGGATTAGTGCGTAGAATTGACGCTGAAGGTATTAATACTCAGCTGAATTTTGGCTCTATAGTGTTATTGTCACCGATCGGTTATTCATCTACTGGTGAGGTGTTTAATTTAGCTTTAGAAGATGTAGCAGCACAAACCGCAATAGCGTTAAAGGCGGATAAGCTGATCACCTTGACGGAACAAGCTGGACTTCTTGATAAAGAGGGCGCCTTGATTCGCAGTTGTGGTGTTGCAACTGTCAGCCAATTGCTTGCTGAACAAGAAGACCATGTAAAGCAGCTCTTGTTAAAAGCCATTATACAGTGTGGAAAGCAGGGAGTAGAGCGTTGTCATAGCGTGAGTTACGCTAGTGATAGTGCATTGTTACAAGAGCTTTTTACCCGTGATGGTGCAGGAACCTTGATAGCCAAAGATCATCAAGAGCAATTATCCGCTGCGAGTATTGATGATGTTGGCGGTATATTAGAGTTAATTGCGCCACTTGAAGAGGAAGGAGTGCTAGTTAAACGTTCTCGCGAGTTGCTAGAGATTGAAATTGATCGCTTTACCGTGATTAAAAAAGAAGATGTTATCATCGCTTGCGCCGCACTTTATCCATACCCTGAGGCAAGAACAGGTGAAATCGCCTGTTTAGTTATTCACCCTGACTATCGTGGCGGTAACCGTGGCCTTCGGCTTATTCAAGCACTCGAGCAGGAAGCTAAAATACAAAGTCTTGCGTCTATTTTTGTTTTAACTACGGTCAGTGCACATTGGTTTATTGAACAAGGTTATATAGAGCAAGCCATAGATAAACTGCCTGAGGGCAAGCAAAAAATGTATAATATTCAACGTAAATCTAAGGCATTTACCAAAGCTATTTAATCAATTTTTATTTTAAAGTCCTAAATGTGTAAACAGATTTCAGGACGGGCCACCCAAGCAAAAAAAAGCAACCAGAGCGGTTGCTTTTTTTATACCAATTAATCAATTAACTTGGTTTTATAGCTAAAAGCAGCACAAATTCTATTGTTTCGGTTACAAAGTGGTAACAAATGATTTCAATGAAAATTGTTTTTGTGCATACTGATGCCAGTGGGATGAATTTATACCAATTTGGTATTACGTCCATATAAAAATAATAATAAAAAATAGGCTAATTTGAGATATGAGTTTTTCTCGGCGCATTGCTGTGTGTGTAACGAATATTTTTTTTGCGACTTCAGCTATAGCGGAATCTGATCATAGTGTAGCTTTTGATTTAGCATCTGAAGCGGGCTACATCGATAATTTTTTGTACCAAGCGAACAACGAACAAAACACAGCTTATTATACTCTTGCTTCTGATTTATCACTTTCGTTAAAAAGCCAACAGTCAGCGTTTAATTTTGACGCGAAACTTGCATCGCACTTTTTCACTCAGTTTGAAGATGACGACCATACTGAGTTCACTCTTATTCCTAAATATCAATTCAAATTCAGTCAAAATCAATTGTTATACATGTCTGCTGTTTGGCTAAATAGATACGTATATAGAGGGACAGGAATTTCTCTAGGCGAAGCTGAGACTTTATTTGAGGGCGACGAGAAAGGTAATAAGGGTGCAACTATTGGCTACGAATATGGCACGTTTGAGTCACAAGGGAAGCTAAATGTCGAAGTCAGCTACCACGAAAATAAATTTACCACCCGCCGGGCTACTACCAGCCAGCTAGACACTGAAATATTGAGTATTAAATCAAGTTTTGATTATTTATTGTCTGAAAAAACCTTTTTGGCATTTGCTCTAGATTACGAGCAAACAGAACATCCTAATAATACCATCATCAACCGAGATAGTATCGCAGGCTTAGTGGGAATTAAGTGGTTTACTACCGTCATAAGTGAGCTCAATTTCTTAATTGGCTATCAACAGTTAACATTTGATGATAGTCAATTAAATGATACTAAAGCTGTTAAGTGGCGCTTTGATTACATTTGGCGTCCTTCTGATTTCACGCAAGTGCATATTATGTCTAATCGTAAATTTGATGAAAGTTACCGTTTAACCAGTAACTACCGTTTAGCAAAAAACCATCAAATCGATTTTACACACGATTTCACTGAATATTGGTCTATTTCGACGAGCGTTGGTGTGAAAAATGAGAAATTTATTAGTGCTCAGTTTGTAGAGAGTGAAGACTACTTATTTTCTACTTTCACTTTAGGTTATCAACACAGCGACAGGCTCAGCGTGCAGTTGGGTTATCACTATAAATCATTGGACAGTAAGAATGAACTAGTTGACTACTTGCATAATAAGTTGAGCTTAAAGGTAAAGCTTAAACTTTAATTGATTGATTTTTATATCTAATCACACAATGAGTTAAAGTGACACACCGAATATTGAAATTTGAACAAGCTATGTAGGATATATGTTTGGCTTGTTTTTCAATTTGGCGGTGTAAAGAGAATATCAGTTCTAGGTATACATAGTATTTGGCTTGAAGTAAATGTTACACTTTGTAACTTAGTTGGATGAAAATTATGCGATTTTTTATGTTTTGCTTGTTGTTTTTTATCGGTCAGGCAACAGGTAGTGAATATAAGTTAGGTGCTGGTGATCAAATTCAGATTACCGTTTATGGTGAGGAGGATTTAACAAACCAGATTAAAATTGATAAATCGGGTGTTATTTCATTTCCGTTTTTATCTGATATTACAGTAATAGGTTTATCAACTAAAAATTTAGCAAGTAAAATAGCAAATGGTTTACGGGGCGATTATTTAATTGACCCTCAAGTGACTGTTTCTATTGTTATGTATCGACCTTTTTTTATTCATGGACAAGTTAAGCGCCCCGGCGGTTATCCCTTTCAGGAAGATTTAACACTAGATAAAGCCATAGCGATCGCCGGTGGATTAGCAGCGAGAGCATCGAAGTCGTCTTGGAACATCACTAGATTAGTCGATGGTAAAAAAGCGGTATTTGACGCTAATGTTTCCAGCGCGATTTTACCAGACGATATCATAGAAATTGAGCAAAGTTTTTTTTGAAGATACTAGAAGATAAAAATTTTATTTCCATTAATGAAGAAGTTGCCTTAAAAGAAATTTTAACGCCGCTTTGGACACGTCGATGGAAAATTTTATGCTTTACTTTAGTAGTGACTTTCTTAGCCGCTATTTATCTCACCTTACTGAGACCGTCATACAGTGCAACGGCAATTTTACAAATTGGTACTAATAAGCCAGCTAACACTCTGTCTATTAATGATGCCTTTAATGAGTCGAACGCTACGAAAGAGCAGATCCAAACGCAATTTGAGTTATTGCGCTCACGCAAATTTGCTGAACGCGTAATATTTCAGCTTAACCTGATTCACCATGAAGAATTTATTAGTGGGAAATATAACGATAAATTAGCTATTCTTGCCCAAGTAGGTCAGGGCCAGTCAAATCCGTCAGTTAGTGATGTCGTCAGCCAGTTTCAAAAGAAATTAACTATCGTTCCTATTGCTGGTACTGAGTTGGTAAAAATATCTTATGTGTCTTTTTCCGCGCAACTATCTCAAAGCATAGCGAATCAGGTGGGTATCACTTACTTGCAATATCAAGACGAAATTCATAGTGCTGCAAAAGAGTCCACCTCTCAGTGGTTGGTTGATCAACTTGAAGAGTTGGGTAAAAAGTTACAAATTTCTGAGCTACTTTTGCAAACATATCGAGAAGCTGAAGGGATTGTTGATATTCATGGTGTGGTTGGTTTGGTTGGCTCTCAACTAACCGAGTTAACATCAGAAACATTGAAGGCGGCTAAATTAGCCGATGATCTTTCGATTTCATATCAAGATATACAAAAGCACGCTGGTGATATTGAAAAGCTAAGTGATTTACATGAAATTAGTCGCCATGCTACGTTAATGCAATTGCGCCGAGAAGAAGAAAAAATTGAACGTAAAATGTTTGAATTGTCGCAACGTTACGGCCCTAAGCATCCGAAAAAAATTGCGGTTAATGCTGAATTTATATCACTACAAAAGCGTATTACCCAACAAGTTTACGATATCGTTATCTCAATTGAAAAAGAGTATTTTAGTGCAGTTGAAAGGGTTAACGGTACTAAGCAACGCTTGGAGATTGCCAAAAAAGACTATCTGCGTTTAAGTCGTTTACAAAATAAGTTTTCCCAGCTGACTCGTGAAGTTGACACTAACAAAGAGCTTTATAATAATTATTTAGTACGCTTGAAAGAAGCTGATGCTATGGGTAATTACAATTCGAATTTTTATGTACGTTTTATTGATAAGGCGACTATCCCTAAAAGCCCAATTGCTCCTAATAAAATATTGATCATTGCCTTCACTTTCGTTCTTTCGATTGCCTTAATCTCCTTAACTATTATCATGCGTGAGTTATTAATGGATACATTAAACTCTCGTCGTAAATTAGATAATTTTAATGAGGCACAAATTCTTGCTGTATTACCAAAAATTAAAGCCAGCTCACGTGAGCGAAAAGAAGATACCTACAGCTCCGATAACCGCTTTACTGAAGCCATAAGAACGTTAAGAACTGCTTTACTATTTAACAGTGAAAAAACGGCACCTAAAATAATTGCCATAACGTCTTCTGTGCCGAATGAAGGCAAGTCTACTGTTGCTTTACATCTTGCACGGTCGTTCAGTGAAATGGAAAAAGTGTTGCTCATTGAAGCCGATATGCGCCACCCAACAATCGCTAAGAATATGAACTTGAATGAGCATCGTCCTGGGCTTTCTAATCTATTAGCTAAAACACACCAAATTAACGAGTGTATTATCCGAGATAAAAATGTCAAATTAGATATTCTGACCTCAGGTATTACGCCTGCTAATCCGTTAGCTTTCCTTTCTATGAAGCGCTTTAATATGCTGATAAAGGTTTTTGGTAACTTTTATGATCGTATTATTATTGAAACACCCCCTGTTCATGCTGTTAGTGACGCGGTTATTATTTCGAAGTTAGTTGATAGTGTTATCTATATTGTGCACGGTAATAAAACTAAGCGGGAGCAGATTTCGTCAGGCTTAAGAATGTTGAAACAAGTTAACGCACCCATTGAGGGCGTGGTTATTAACCACAGTGAAAACATAGACACCGACAAATATCATAATAAATACTATAACGATCGCAGTAATATCATTAAGCTTGCAGCGAGAAAGCGCGGTTAACTTAACTCAAACCAGTTTATGCCTTGGCTGTTTTTGCGTATAATAGCGCAAATCTTCAATAGTCACTGTTATGAAAATACGTACTAACTTCTCTCTACAAGCGTTCAATAGCTTTAATTTACCAGTCGTTACAGCTGAAATTTTTTTTCCATCTACTATTAAAGAGCTAGCTGAAATATCAATTGAAAAAGCTTCGTCGTCTTATATTCTTGGCGATGGAACCAACACCTTATTCTGTCAGGATAAGGCGCCCATTATTATCAAACCCAACCTTATGGGGATTGAAGTAATTGAAAACGATGATAACTTTCAGGTAAAGGTGGCTTGCGCACAAAACTGGCATGAGTTTGTTTTGTTTTGTATTAATAGCGGCATCTACGGTTTAGAAAATTTGGCTTTGATCCCCGGTAGTGTTGGAGCCGCTCCTGTACAAAATATTGGTGCTTATGGCATTGAGGTTAGTGACTTTATCGTCGGAGTTACTTGGTTTGATTTTGCTCAGAAAAAGCAGGTAGATTTTACCAATGCTGAGTGTCAATTCGGTTATCGCGACAGTATTTTTAAACAAGCATTAAATGGTACTGGTATTATTACGCACGTGCACTTCTTACTTCCTAAAGCTTGGCAAGCAGTCGATAACTATCAAGGGTTAAATGAACTTGTCTCTCCTGTGACACCGCAAGCCATAATGGCAAAAGTTATACAACTTCGCCAAGCCAAATTACCTGAGCCTAAACAGCTCCCAAATGCCGGTAGTTTTTTTAAAAACCCCATCGTCAGTAAAGATGTTTTTAACGAGTTAAATCAACAATATTCTAATATGCCTTTTTATCTGCATGATAATGGTGATGTTAAATTGGCTGCGGGTTGGTTGATAGAGCAAGCAGGCCTTAAAGGCTTTCGTCGTGACGGCGTTGGCGTACATGAAAACCAAGCCTTGGTGATCATTAACTATGAAAGTAAGCAAGGTGAAAATATTGTGGCTTTGTCGGTGCATATTCAGAAAAAAGTTAAGGAAAAGTTTAACATCCAATTAGTGCCAGAAGTTAGGTTTATCGGCGAAGATGGTGAATTAAGTCCTACCAGCGCAGGGGGCAAATAATGAAAGCAATACGTGAGCAGTTGATTAAAAAACTGGTTAAAGGTGAATTTTTATCAGGCCAAGCCTTAGGCGAAGAACTGGGTGTTAGTCGAGCGGCTATTTCAAAACATATTAGTGCCTTGCAGGAAATAGGCTTTGATATATTTAGTGTTACTGGAAAAGGTTATCGAATAGCCAACGCCATTGAACTGCTAGATGAAACTCGTATCGTGGAACTCTTAACTGAGCATAATACCCATGCCAAAGTGGAAGTGCATAACTTAATCGATTCAACAAATAGCTATTTAATGCGCCGTTTACCAAACCAAAATATTCCAGGGCAGGTATGTATTGCCGAATATCAAAGTGCTGGTCGAGGGCGAAGGGGACGTCAATGGGTCTCACCTTTTGGCTCACATATTTATATGTCAATGTATTGGTATTTAGAGCAAGGTATGTCAGCAGCTATGGGCTTAAGTGTTGTGGCCGCATTGGCGGTTAGTGATGCGATAAAAGCCTTATATGATGTTGATGTTGAACTGAAATGGCCAAATGATATCTACTTTAACGGTGTAAAGCTTGCGGGTATTTTAATTGACCTCGAAGGTCAGGCAATGGAGCCTTGCCATTGTGTTATCGGTATTGGCTTAAATATCAAAATGCCCGAAAAAAGTGCTGCCTTGGTTGATCAACCTTGGATTGATTTATCGAGTGCAATCGGCGTGGAAATAGACCGCAACATTTTAACCGCTAGTATTATTTCCGCATTGTTAAGGCGCTTAAAAATACATAGTGAAACGGGTATCCATACTATGGTTGCTCAGTGGCAAGCTCAAGACTTCTACTTCAATAAAGCTGTTGCTTTAATTACCGGTGAAAAAATTACTCGTGGTATCTGTCGTGGTATAAACGTACAAGGTGCATTAATGTTAGAGGTTAATGGTCAAGTTAGCCCCGTATATGGCGGTGAAGTTAGCTTAAGGGCTGGATTATGAGGCTGTTAGTTGATGTCGGTAATACTCAAGTAAAATATGTTTTTCAAGCGACAGAGGATAGTTCGACACTCTCCGATATTGTCTATCTTGATTATCAATCATTTCAAGCGCAATTGTCACAAGAAAAATTTTCAGAAGTCAGCGCAGTTATCCTTGCCAACGTTCATGGAAACGCAGTGCACGATACGATAGAGAAGTGGGCAACCCTTAATAATATTGCCTTTGTGCAAGTACACAGTACTGCAAACGCATTTGGTGTTACGTCGTCCTATCTGCAGCCCGAGCGATTAGGCGTTGATCGTTGGTTGGCTATGATAGGGGCCAAGCAAATATATCCACAACAAAACTTACTCATCATTGATGCCGGTACTGCCACAACGGTTGATGTTTTAGATGCTAGTGGTCAGCATTGTGGTGGATGGATAATGCCTGGTGTGCAAACTCTTTTTGATAGTTTATTAACGCGAACGAGTAAAATTATCGCGACACCTCAAACTACTGTTAGTCTGTCATTTGGTATAAATAGCTCAAATTGTTTAAATCATGGTAGTTGGGCGATGACTATAGGCGCAATAAAAGAAGCCATTATTCAAGCCAATAGCCAGTTGATACTAGACAAAGTCTTAATCACAGGTGGTAATGGGCAAGCAATTGTAAATTTAATGCCTGATACCTGTCAGCTAGAGCCTAAGCTAGTATTTCACGGTTTAAGTTGTTTTTAAGTCAGTTAAGCACGAGTGCGGACAGCAAAATAATTACGATTGTGTTTAAAAAACCATCAAACACAGAAAAACATGCTTTTTTTTGCATTTTGCTGTTGCAAGCTAGAAAACATTACTCTAGAATTCGCACCACTTAATGTAGTGCCGACTTAGCTCAGTTGGTAGAGCAACTGACTTGTAATCAGTAGGTCGCCAGTTCGACTCCGGCAGTCGGCACCATTAATACATTACTTGTAATGTGGAAAATAAAATTTGGAGGGGTTCCCGAGTGGCCAAAGGGATCAGACTGTAAATCTGACGGCTCAGCCTTCGGTGGTTCGAATCCACCTCCCTCCACCATTTTAACAGAGATAATCTGATAGAATTTAGCGGGTGTCGTATACTGGCTATTACCTCAGCCTTCCAAGCTGATGAAGCGGGTTCGATTCCCGCCACCCGCTCCAGTCTTTATAGAGAAATGCTGATATGGCTCAGTTGGTAGAGCGCACCCTTGGTAAGGGTGAGGTCGGCAGTTCGAATCTGCCTATCAGCACCACTTCTTCTTTAGACCTTCTATAGATTAATCAATGTTTAACACAATAAATTAATTTATTTAATGTACCCAGAGGTATTTTAAGATGGCTAAAGCAAAATTTGAACGTAATAAACCGCACGTTAACGTTGGTACTATTGGTCACGTCGATCACGGTAAAACAACACTAACAGCCGCTATCTCTGCGGTATTAACTAAAGTTCACGGTGGTGAAGTTAAAGACTTCGCACAAATCGATAATGCTCCTGAAGAGCGTGAGCGTGGTATTACTATTAATACTTCTCACATCGAATACGATACAGAAATCCGTCACTACGCCCACGTAGATTGTCCTGGCCATGCTGATTACATCAAAAACATGATCACGGGTGCTGCACAAATGGATGGCGCTATCTTAGTAGTTGCTGCTACAGATGGTCCTATGCCACAAACACGTGAGCACATCTTGTTATCACGTCAAGTTGGCGTTCCATACATCATCGTATTCATGAACAAATGTGACATGGTAGATGACGAAGAATTACTTGAACTAGTAGAAATGGAAGTTCGTGAACTTCTTTCTGAATATGACTTCCCAGGTGATGACTTACCGGTAATTCAAGGTTCAGCTCTTGGTGCTCTTCAAGGCGAAGAGAAATGGGAAGCGAAAATCATTGAGCTTGCTGACCAATTAGATACTTACATTCCAGAGCCAGAGCGTGCAATCGACGGTGCATTCATCATGCCTATCGAAGATGTATTCTCAATTTCAGGTCGTGGTACTGTTGTAACAGGTCGTGTTGAGCGTGGTATCGTTAAAGTTGGCGATTCAGTAGAAGTTGTTGGTATCCGTGATACTCAAACTTCAACATGTACTGGTGTTGAAATGTTCCGTAAGCTTCTTGACGAAGGTCGTGCTGGCGAGAACTGTGGTGTTCTTTTACGTGGTCTTAAGCGTGAAGACGTAGAACGTGGTCAAGTTTTATGTCAACCTGGTTCAATTTTACCTCACACTAAATTCGAATCAGAAGTATACGTGTTATCGAAAGATGAAGGTGGTCGTCATACACCATTCTTCAAAGGATACCGTCCACAGTTTTACTTCCGTACAACAGATATCACAGGTGCTGTAGAGCTTCCTGAAGGTGTTGAAATGGTAATGCCAGGCGACAACTTAAAGTTTGTTGTAGAGCTTATCAACCCAGTAGCGATGGACGAAGGTTTACGCTTCGCAATCCGTGAAGGTGGTCGTACTGTAGGTGCTGGTGTTGTATCTAAAATTATTGCTTAATAGCTGATTTAAATAAAACACTTAAAAGAGGATGCTTCGGCATCCTTTTTTGTTTTCAGCAGAGCCAGTCTCAGAGCATATAGGACGAAGCTTGGCGTCGAGTTTTTGGTGCAGGTGGTGCAGGTGTTGTATCGCTTTTACCTTAACAGATGTATTGCTTAATAATTTTTAGACACCAAACCTTAAAAAAAGACGCTTCGGCGTCTTTTTTGTTTTCAGTACGACCAGCTTCACGGGTTTATCCGTGATGAGGAAATACGTTAATAAAACAGTCCCAATGGACTGTTTTTAGTGATTTTCGCAAGTACCTCTGGTGCGCAGCTGAGAGTCGTACTGTAGGTGCAGCTGTTGTATCGCTTTTACCTTAACGGATGTATTGCTTAATAATTTTTAGACACCAAACCTTAAAAAAAGACGCTTCGGCGTCTTTTTTGTTTTCAGTACGACCAGCTTCACGGGTTTATCCGTGATGAGGAAATACGTTAATAAAACAGTCCCAATGGACTGTTTTTAGTGATTTTCGCAAGTACCTCTGGTGCGCAGCTGAGAGTCGTACTGTAGGTGCAGCTGTTGTATCGCTTTTACCTTAACGGATGTATTGCTTAATAATTTTTAGACACCAAACCTTAAAAAAAAGACGCTTCGGCGTCTTTTTTGTTTTCAGAGCTTAGTGCAATAACGCAGACAGAATTTCGTAAATAAATTAACGAATAAATAAATGCGCTTAGAATTATTTATTAAAAAGACACTGGGTATTTTTATTTCGACTAGATTCTTAACAGCTTTATGTCTGACTTTATTAAAAATACTTATAGCATTTCATAGAAGATAACAAGCTTCAAATTTTACTGCGTTGACAACATAGCGCAGCTTCTAGATAAAATTTTTAATAGATAAAAAGTTTGATGTTAAACAGACAAAATGAAACATTATTAAGCCGAAAGATTTGATAAAATAGGTCGTTAGCGTCTGTTTTGACCTTTAAAGAGTTATTCAAATGGAACTATTATCATAGTCAAATGCTAATCCATATTTATTACATTACTCAATTAAAGTATTGTAATATTTAGATAACGCAAAGTCTGTTTCGTTATCATTTTTGCTTCCCCCTGCATTCTCAATGGAGTGATATATGTTTTTTATTGATCAAGTAATATTGTTGGCCGCAGTGCTTATTTTACTGGGTATCATTTCGAGTAAATTATCAGCTCGCTTAGGTTTACCTGTGCTAGTGTTATTTTTAATTGTCGGGATGTTAGCGGGCGAAGATGGTCCAGGGGGAATACTTTTCGATAATGCTGAAGCCGCGCACTCTTTGGGAACACTCGCATTAGCCTTGATTTTATTTGATGGTGGCCTTCAAACCCCATTAAAAGCAATTAAATTAGTCTGGAAGCCAGCATCAGCCTTGGCCACGCTAGGGGTACTTATTACCGGTGCAGTCACAGGTTATGCTGCTGCATATATTTTAAAGATCCCTTTACTACAAGGTATGTTACTAGGTGCCATTGTGGGTTCGACAGATGCTGCCGCTGTTTTCTCCTTATTACGAAATGCCGGCATCCATTTAAATGGAAAATTAAAAGCGACCTTAGAAATAGAAAGTGCTTCAA includes the following:
- the birA gene encoding bifunctional biotin--[acetyl-CoA-carboxylase] ligase/biotin operon repressor BirA is translated as MKAIREQLIKKLVKGEFLSGQALGEELGVSRAAISKHISALQEIGFDIFSVTGKGYRIANAIELLDETRIVELLTEHNTHAKVEVHNLIDSTNSYLMRRLPNQNIPGQVCIAEYQSAGRGRRGRQWVSPFGSHIYMSMYWYLEQGMSAAMGLSVVAALAVSDAIKALYDVDVELKWPNDIYFNGVKLAGILIDLEGQAMEPCHCVIGIGLNIKMPEKSAALVDQPWIDLSSAIGVEIDRNILTASIISALLRRLKIHSETGIHTMVAQWQAQDFYFNKAVALITGEKITRGICRGINVQGALMLEVNGQVSPVYGGEVSLRAGL
- a CDS encoding outer membrane beta-barrel protein; translation: MSFSRRIAVCVTNIFFATSAIAESDHSVAFDLASEAGYIDNFLYQANNEQNTAYYTLASDLSLSLKSQQSAFNFDAKLASHFFTQFEDDDHTEFTLIPKYQFKFSQNQLLYMSAVWLNRYVYRGTGISLGEAETLFEGDEKGNKGATIGYEYGTFESQGKLNVEVSYHENKFTTRRATTSQLDTEILSIKSSFDYLLSEKTFLAFALDYEQTEHPNNTIINRDSIAGLVGIKWFTTVISELNFLIGYQQLTFDDSQLNDTKAVKWRFDYIWRPSDFTQVHIMSNRKFDESYRLTSNYRLAKNHQIDFTHDFTEYWSISTSVGVKNEKFISAQFVESEDYLFSTFTLGYQHSDRLSVQLGYHYKSLDSKNELVDYLHNKLSLKVKLKL
- a CDS encoding type III pantothenate kinase; this encodes MRLLVDVGNTQVKYVFQATEDSSTLSDIVYLDYQSFQAQLSQEKFSEVSAVILANVHGNAVHDTIEKWATLNNIAFVQVHSTANAFGVTSSYLQPERLGVDRWLAMIGAKQIYPQQNLLIIDAGTATTVDVLDASGQHCGGWIMPGVQTLFDSLLTRTSKIIATPQTTVSLSFGINSSNCLNHGSWAMTIGAIKEAIIQANSQLILDKVLITGGNGQAIVNLMPDTCQLEPKLVFHGLSCF
- a CDS encoding polysaccharide biosynthesis/export family protein, which produces MRFFMFCLLFFIGQATGSEYKLGAGDQIQITVYGEEDLTNQIKIDKSGVISFPFLSDITVIGLSTKNLASKIANGLRGDYLIDPQVTVSIVMYRPFFIHGQVKRPGGYPFQEDLTLDKAIAIAGGLAARASKSSWNITRLVDGKKAVFDANVSSAILPDDIIEIEQSFF
- the tuf gene encoding elongation factor Tu, translating into MAKAKFERNKPHVNVGTIGHVDHGKTTLTAAISAVLTKVHGGEVKDFAQIDNAPEERERGITINTSHIEYDTEIRHYAHVDCPGHADYIKNMITGAAQMDGAILVVAATDGPMPQTREHILLSRQVGVPYIIVFMNKCDMVDDEELLELVEMEVRELLSEYDFPGDDLPVIQGSALGALQGEEKWEAKIIELADQLDTYIPEPERAIDGAFIMPIEDVFSISGRGTVVTGRVERGIVKVGDSVEVVGIRDTQTSTCTGVEMFRKLLDEGRAGENCGVLLRGLKREDVERGQVLCQPGSILPHTKFESEVYVLSKDEGGRHTPFFKGYRPQFYFRTTDITGAVELPEGVEMVMPGDNLKFVVELINPVAMDEGLRFAIREGGRTVGAGVVSKIIA
- the murB gene encoding UDP-N-acetylmuramate dehydrogenase; protein product: MKIRTNFSLQAFNSFNLPVVTAEIFFPSTIKELAEISIEKASSSYILGDGTNTLFCQDKAPIIIKPNLMGIEVIENDDNFQVKVACAQNWHEFVLFCINSGIYGLENLALIPGSVGAAPVQNIGAYGIEVSDFIVGVTWFDFAQKKQVDFTNAECQFGYRDSIFKQALNGTGIITHVHFLLPKAWQAVDNYQGLNELVSPVTPQAIMAKVIQLRQAKLPEPKQLPNAGSFFKNPIVSKDVFNELNQQYSNMPFYLHDNGDVKLAAGWLIEQAGLKGFRRDGVGVHENQALVIINYESKQGENIVALSVHIQKKVKEKFNIQLVPEVRFIGEDGELSPTSAGGK
- a CDS encoding GumC family protein, with the protein product MKILEDKNFISINEEVALKEILTPLWTRRWKILCFTLVVTFLAAIYLTLLRPSYSATAILQIGTNKPANTLSINDAFNESNATKEQIQTQFELLRSRKFAERVIFQLNLIHHEEFISGKYNDKLAILAQVGQGQSNPSVSDVVSQFQKKLTIVPIAGTELVKISYVSFSAQLSQSIANQVGITYLQYQDEIHSAAKESTSQWLVDQLEELGKKLQISELLLQTYREAEGIVDIHGVVGLVGSQLTELTSETLKAAKLADDLSISYQDIQKHAGDIEKLSDLHEISRHATLMQLRREEEKIERKMFELSQRYGPKHPKKIAVNAEFISLQKRITQQVYDIVISIEKEYFSAVERVNGTKQRLEIAKKDYLRLSRLQNKFSQLTREVDTNKELYNNYLVRLKEADAMGNYNSNFYVRFIDKATIPKSPIAPNKILIIAFTFVLSIALISLTIIMRELLMDTLNSRRKLDNFNEAQILAVLPKIKASSRERKEDTYSSDNRFTEAIRTLRTALLFNSEKTAPKIIAITSSVPNEGKSTVALHLARSFSEMEKVLLIEADMRHPTIAKNMNLNEHRPGLSNLLAKTHQINECIIRDKNVKLDILTSGITPANPLAFLSMKRFNMLIKVFGNFYDRIIIETPPVHAVSDAVIISKLVDSVIYIVHGNKTKREQISSGLRMLKQVNAPIEGVVINHSENIDTDKYHNKYYNDRSNIIKLAARKRG
- the argA gene encoding amino-acid N-acetyltransferase; this encodes MNSNEDNVKWFRNAAPYINAHRGKTFVLMFGGEAVQHPNFANIIHDIALLRSLGVKLVLVHGARVQIEERLAAQALPQQIEGNVRVTDAETLLAVKDATGSLRIHIEALLTMGLVNSPMHGAQIRVSTGNFVIAKPIGVRDGIDFKHTGLVRRIDAEGINTQLNFGSIVLLSPIGYSSTGEVFNLALEDVAAQTAIALKADKLITLTEQAGLLDKEGALIRSCGVATVSQLLAEQEDHVKQLLLKAIIQCGKQGVERCHSVSYASDSALLQELFTRDGAGTLIAKDHQEQLSAASIDDVGGILELIAPLEEEGVLVKRSRELLEIEIDRFTVIKKEDVIIACAALYPYPEARTGEIACLVIHPDYRGGNRGLRLIQALEQEAKIQSLASIFVLTTVSAHWFIEQGYIEQAIDKLPEGKQKMYNIQRKSKAFTKAI